A window of Haliscomenobacter hydrossis DSM 1100 contains these coding sequences:
- the lhgO gene encoding L-2-hydroxyglutarate oxidase, translating into MKKEVLIIGGGIVGLATAWRLMEARPDLKVTVLEKEPELATHQTGHNSGVIHSGIYYRPGTLRARNCMEGYGELLRFCDEHAIPYDICGKIIVATRPEELPHLDKILDHGLQNGLKDIRRISAAETREHEPHVNVVESLWVPQAGIINYRKVANKYAELITARGGVIRTGFKVTSIKRSDNEITVIGEAGEVSGDLLISCAGLYADKVAKMTGQKIPGIQILPFRGEYYELKPEKQYLVNNLIYPVPNPEFPFLGVHYTRMIEGGIEAGPNAVLAFRREGYSRWDLDLPELLETLSYPGFMRLAAKHWRYGWGEMYRSFSKSAFVKALQHLIPEVGYDDLQRGGAGVRAMACDLEGKLIDEFLIFEDHNIINVCSAPSPAATASLAIGKTIAGKALERV; encoded by the coding sequence ATGAAAAAAGAGGTACTCATCATTGGAGGAGGAATTGTCGGTTTGGCTACCGCGTGGCGCTTGATGGAAGCAAGGCCCGACTTGAAGGTGACCGTGCTGGAAAAGGAACCAGAGTTAGCAACCCACCAAACGGGCCACAACAGTGGGGTGATCCATTCGGGAATCTACTATCGTCCCGGTACTTTGCGCGCCCGGAACTGCATGGAAGGGTATGGAGAGCTGTTGCGTTTTTGTGATGAGCATGCCATTCCTTATGACATCTGTGGCAAAATAATTGTGGCTACCCGCCCCGAAGAATTGCCCCACTTGGATAAAATCCTCGATCATGGCCTGCAAAATGGCTTAAAGGACATTCGGCGCATCAGTGCTGCCGAAACCCGCGAACACGAACCCCACGTCAATGTCGTCGAATCGCTTTGGGTTCCTCAAGCGGGCATCATCAACTACCGCAAGGTGGCTAACAAATACGCCGAATTGATTACCGCTCGTGGAGGGGTGATCCGTACGGGCTTTAAAGTGACTTCCATCAAACGCAGCGATAACGAGATTACGGTTATCGGTGAAGCGGGCGAAGTATCCGGGGACTTGCTGATCAGTTGTGCGGGTTTGTATGCCGATAAGGTCGCTAAAATGACCGGGCAAAAAATCCCGGGCATCCAAATTTTACCTTTCCGGGGAGAGTATTACGAGCTCAAACCTGAAAAGCAATATTTGGTCAATAACCTGATTTATCCCGTTCCAAATCCTGAATTTCCCTTCTTGGGCGTTCATTATACCCGGATGATTGAGGGGGGAATTGAAGCTGGCCCCAATGCGGTGCTGGCATTCCGCCGCGAGGGCTACAGCCGCTGGGATCTGGACCTTCCTGAGTTGCTAGAGACCTTGTCTTATCCCGGTTTTATGCGTCTGGCGGCCAAACACTGGCGCTACGGCTGGGGCGAAATGTATCGCTCTTTTTCCAAAAGCGCCTTTGTCAAAGCCTTGCAACACCTGATCCCTGAGGTTGGGTACGACGACCTTCAGCGCGGCGGTGCCGGAGTGCGGGCCATGGCCTGTGACCTCGAAGGCAAATTGATTGACGAATTCCTCATTTTTGAGGACCACAATATTATTAATGTATGCAGCGCTCCTTCTCCGGCTGCCACCGCCTCTTTGGCGATTGGTAAGACGATTGCGGGGAAAGCGCTGGAAAGGGTTTGA
- a CDS encoding UpxY family transcription antiterminator, translating into MLDALEPRWFAVYTKYKREKLVSKYLQDKGVTSYLPLQTVTRMYTRKIKKIELPLINCYVFVQITKDQYVPVLETPDVVNFVKIAKDLIAIPEAEIEILRRVTGEITNVEVDKGVFKIGEEVEIISGSLFGLRGRLLQGLGSKNFVIELENLGYSLRMQMAPEILRPLPGTRGAA; encoded by the coding sequence ATGCTTGACGCTTTAGAACCTCGCTGGTTTGCGGTATACACCAAGTACAAGCGGGAAAAATTGGTGAGCAAGTATTTGCAGGACAAAGGGGTTACGAGTTACCTGCCTTTACAGACCGTGACGCGTATGTACACCCGTAAGATCAAAAAAATTGAACTCCCGCTGATCAATTGTTATGTCTTTGTGCAAATCACTAAAGATCAATATGTTCCGGTACTGGAGACCCCTGATGTGGTGAATTTTGTCAAAATCGCTAAAGACCTCATTGCCATTCCTGAAGCTGAAATTGAAATTTTGCGCCGGGTAACCGGGGAAATTACCAATGTGGAGGTAGACAAAGGGGTTTTTAAAATCGGTGAGGAAGTAGAAATTATCAGCGGCAGTTTATTTGGCCTGCGGGGACGGCTGTTGCAAGGACTAGGGTCCAAAAACTTCGTTATTGAGTTGGAGAACCTTGGTTATTCTTTGCGCATGCAAATGGCTCCGGAAATTCTTCGTCCACTGCCCGGCACACGAGGAGCAGCTTAA
- a CDS encoding alpha/beta hydrolase yields the protein MKTSLLLFSLTFWSIMAQAQQPFVANMDESKVGNFTLPNPLQKPDGSIIKNKKDWEKHRGYWLAQFQQTMYGKMPEKKLKQSSQLVSRTEILGGKAIQYIWTITFEGKHSISVLGVLPNKSAKVPVFLGLNFCGNQTTNTDKRIPIFEKYVVCNEATQFKNNLGQAESRGAQASRWQFEKLIDAGYGSITVACGDFEEDLPTGYQNGIRTTLADQLGLKTEEWSAIGAWAWGLSSMVDFLETIPQVDAQKIILHGHSRLGKAALWAAANDQRFAAIISNESGEGGAALTRRNYGENLWRITNSFPHWFLKSYQHYAYKENELPFDQHILLSLLAPRPLYVASAMGDQWSDPKGEFLGAQNTEAVYQLYRKPGLGTVAFPGLNAPVGKQVRYHIREGKHDMTLYDWEQYIKFARELVK from the coding sequence ATGAAAACATCACTCCTTCTTTTCAGTCTGACCTTTTGGAGTATCATGGCCCAGGCACAACAGCCCTTTGTGGCCAATATGGATGAAAGTAAAGTTGGAAACTTCACCCTCCCCAATCCACTGCAAAAACCGGATGGAAGCATCATTAAAAACAAAAAGGACTGGGAAAAACATCGAGGGTACTGGCTGGCACAATTCCAGCAGACCATGTATGGAAAGATGCCGGAAAAAAAACTCAAACAAAGCAGCCAGTTGGTTTCCCGAACGGAGATTCTGGGAGGCAAGGCCATTCAATATATCTGGACAATTACCTTTGAAGGAAAACACAGCATCAGCGTTTTAGGGGTCTTGCCGAATAAGTCCGCAAAAGTACCCGTATTTTTGGGACTTAACTTTTGTGGCAATCAAACCACTAATACAGACAAGCGCATTCCGATTTTTGAAAAATATGTCGTTTGCAACGAAGCCACCCAATTTAAAAACAACCTTGGGCAAGCTGAATCACGGGGTGCCCAGGCCTCGCGCTGGCAGTTTGAAAAACTCATCGATGCTGGGTATGGCAGTATCACCGTTGCCTGTGGAGACTTCGAAGAGGATCTCCCCACAGGGTACCAAAATGGGATCAGAACCACGCTGGCCGATCAATTGGGCTTAAAAACAGAAGAGTGGTCGGCCATCGGGGCCTGGGCCTGGGGGCTCAGTAGTATGGTCGATTTTCTTGAAACGATCCCACAAGTGGATGCCCAAAAAATCATCCTGCATGGGCACTCCCGTTTGGGGAAAGCAGCCTTGTGGGCTGCTGCCAATGATCAACGGTTTGCGGCCATCATTTCCAATGAATCCGGTGAGGGCGGGGCGGCCTTGACCCGCAGGAATTACGGCGAAAATTTATGGCGCATCACCAACAGTTTCCCCCATTGGTTTTTAAAGTCCTATCAACATTATGCCTACAAGGAGAATGAACTGCCCTTTGATCAGCACATTCTGTTGAGTTTGCTGGCCCCGCGGCCACTTTATGTCGCCAGTGCCATGGGGGATCAATGGTCTGACCCTAAAGGAGAGTTTTTAGGTGCACAAAATACCGAAGCCGTTTATCAATTGTACCGCAAGCCGGGATTGGGTACCGTTGCGTTTCCTGGGTTGAATGCCCCGGTTGGAAAACAGGTGCGATACCATATTCGCGAGGGGAAACACGATATGACGCTGTACGATTGGGAGCAGTACATCAAATTTGCGCGCGAGTTGGTGAAGTAG
- a CDS encoding NAD-dependent epimerase — MKRILVTGAAGFIGFHLAKQLIERGDLVVGLDSLNDYYEIDLKHARLAQLGIDRSSILPGELISGAQANFSFVQMNIDDLSGLEKLFQDQGFDVVINLAAQAGVRYSLINPHAYINSNIVGFVNILECCRHHKIKHLVYASSSSVYGLNTEMPFSTSHNVDHPVSLYAASKKSNELMAHTYSHLYGLPTTGLRLFTVYGPWGRPDMAPFLFTKAILAGEPIKVFNEGKMIRDFTYVGDIVAGIVLVADRIPAPNPNWNPALADPARSSAAYRIYNIGNNLPVSLAEFIAATEKALGKVAIKQMMPMQPGDVVATFADVSDLEADTGYKPGTSIQEGMQRFVDWYRDYYQV; from the coding sequence ATGAAACGTATTCTGGTTACCGGAGCAGCCGGTTTTATTGGCTTTCATTTGGCGAAACAACTCATAGAGCGGGGAGACCTGGTGGTTGGGCTCGATTCGTTGAACGACTACTACGAGATAGACCTGAAGCACGCCCGCTTGGCGCAACTGGGTATTGACCGGAGCAGCATACTTCCTGGTGAATTAATCAGCGGGGCACAGGCCAATTTTTCGTTTGTGCAAATGAATATAGATGACCTGTCTGGATTGGAAAAACTTTTTCAAGACCAGGGCTTTGATGTGGTCATCAACCTTGCCGCACAGGCGGGGGTACGCTACAGTTTGATCAACCCACATGCTTACATCAACAGCAATATTGTTGGGTTTGTCAATATTTTAGAATGTTGTCGACACCATAAGATCAAGCATCTTGTGTACGCCAGCAGTTCCAGCGTGTACGGGCTCAATACGGAGATGCCATTTTCTACTAGCCACAATGTTGATCATCCCGTTTCGTTGTATGCCGCCAGCAAAAAAAGCAACGAACTGATGGCTCATACCTATAGCCATTTATACGGTTTGCCCACCACGGGTTTGCGCTTATTTACCGTTTATGGCCCCTGGGGACGCCCGGATATGGCTCCTTTTTTATTCACCAAAGCCATCTTGGCGGGTGAGCCAATCAAGGTGTTCAATGAAGGAAAAATGATTCGAGATTTCACTTATGTGGGTGACATTGTAGCAGGAATTGTTCTGGTAGCAGATCGGATACCCGCCCCCAACCCCAATTGGAATCCAGCCCTGGCTGATCCAGCCCGTTCAAGTGCAGCTTACCGGATCTACAATATTGGCAACAATCTGCCAGTTTCATTAGCCGAATTCATTGCGGCGACTGAAAAAGCACTCGGTAAAGTGGCCATCAAGCAAATGATGCCCATGCAGCCTGGGGATGTAGTGGCTACTTTTGCAGATGTCAGTGATCTTGAAGCAGATACAGGGTACAAACCTGGCACTTCGATTCAGGAAGGCATGCAACGTTTTGTTGACTGGTACCGCGATTATTATCAAGTCTAA
- a CDS encoding DegT/DnrJ/EryC1/StrS family aminotransferase, translating to MDAIQMVDLKRQYLKIKAEIDQGILEVLDTTAYINGPKVKAFQEGLQHYLRAQHVIPCANGTDALQIAMMALDLQPGDEVIVPAFTYVATAEVIALLRLKPVMVDVDYDTFNLTADIVAAAITPRTKAIVPVNLFGQSCDLEPIMALAQERGLWVIEDNAQAIGADYTFSDGSTAKTGTIAHIGCTSFYPSKNLGAYGDGGAISTNRADLAQRMQMIANHGQGRRYYHDAVGVNSRLDSIQAVVLGVKLQHLDEYAAARRAAADFYDRAFAGLDWVQTPVRHPRSTHVFHQYTLLVKNGQRDALQAHLQQKGVPSMIYYPVPLYAQDAFRSFTEVEHLPITEQLCQEVISLPMHTELDQEQLHYIAETVKSC from the coding sequence ATGGACGCCATCCAAATGGTTGACTTAAAGCGGCAGTACTTAAAGATCAAGGCGGAAATCGATCAGGGAATCCTGGAGGTACTGGATACAACTGCTTACATCAATGGGCCGAAGGTAAAAGCCTTTCAGGAAGGTTTGCAGCATTACCTGCGGGCACAACACGTCATTCCCTGTGCCAATGGCACCGATGCGCTGCAAATCGCCATGATGGCACTGGATTTGCAGCCAGGAGATGAAGTGATTGTACCGGCATTTACGTATGTGGCTACGGCTGAGGTCATTGCTTTGTTGCGTTTGAAACCCGTGATGGTGGATGTGGATTACGACACCTTCAACCTGACTGCAGATATTGTTGCAGCAGCAATTACCCCACGTACCAAAGCGATTGTGCCCGTCAACCTGTTTGGACAAAGTTGCGATTTGGAACCCATTATGGCGCTGGCGCAAGAACGTGGCTTGTGGGTGATAGAAGACAATGCTCAAGCCATTGGTGCAGATTATACCTTTAGTGATGGCAGCACTGCCAAAACGGGTACCATTGCACACATTGGTTGTACCTCTTTTTATCCATCCAAAAACCTGGGCGCTTATGGTGACGGTGGCGCCATCAGCACCAATCGGGCGGATTTGGCACAACGCATGCAGATGATCGCCAATCATGGTCAAGGGCGGCGTTACTACCACGATGCCGTAGGCGTAAACTCACGGTTGGACTCCATCCAGGCGGTAGTTTTGGGGGTAAAGCTCCAACATCTGGATGAATACGCGGCGGCACGGCGGGCAGCGGCTGATTTTTACGATCGTGCTTTTGCTGGTCTCGATTGGGTGCAAACTCCAGTACGGCACCCGCGTTCCACCCACGTTTTTCATCAATATACCTTATTGGTTAAAAACGGGCAACGTGATGCCCTTCAAGCGCATCTTCAACAAAAAGGCGTGCCGAGTATGATCTATTACCCCGTTCCGCTGTATGCGCAGGATGCTTTCCGTTCGTTTACCGAAGTTGAGCATTTGCCCATCACCGAACAGTTGTGTCAGGAGGTGATCTCCTTACCCATGCATACGGAGTTGGATCAGGAACAATTGCATTACATTGCGGAAACTGTGAAGTCATGCTGA
- a CDS encoding quinone-dependent dihydroorotate dehydrogenase codes for MTFYQNLLKPILFRIAPERAHYITVALLKLGLAIPGVGSALRKAYQLEDARLERHFLGLKFKNPVGLAAGFDKDGKYYQAMATLGFGFVELGTVTPKPQDGNPQPRLFRLPEDEALINRMGFNNAGVDELVEQLKKPRPQGLVIGGNIGKNKSTPNDKALLDYLYCFDRLFPFVDYFVVNVSSPNTPDLRALQEKEPLTELLTALQQKNHEHRIPTPILLKIAPDLNEQQLDDILEIVQTTGIAGVIATNTTIGREGLISAMADVEEIGAGGLSGHPLRERATEVIRYLHQKSEGSLFIIGVGGIASAQDAIEKLEAGASLVQVYSGLVYAGPGLVREICAGILAK; via the coding sequence ATGACATTTTATCAAAATCTACTGAAACCCATTCTCTTTCGTATTGCTCCAGAAAGGGCGCACTACATTACGGTGGCATTGCTCAAATTGGGATTGGCCATTCCAGGGGTAGGTTCTGCCTTGCGCAAGGCTTATCAATTGGAGGATGCCCGGCTGGAGCGCCATTTTTTGGGCTTAAAATTTAAAAACCCAGTCGGACTCGCCGCTGGTTTTGACAAGGATGGCAAGTATTACCAAGCGATGGCAACATTGGGTTTTGGCTTTGTTGAGCTGGGTACGGTCACGCCCAAACCGCAGGATGGAAATCCCCAGCCGCGCCTCTTCCGTTTGCCAGAAGATGAAGCCCTTATCAATCGCATGGGTTTCAACAATGCGGGGGTAGATGAATTGGTAGAGCAGCTCAAAAAACCTCGACCTCAAGGGTTGGTGATCGGTGGGAACATTGGCAAAAACAAATCGACACCCAATGATAAAGCGCTCCTGGATTACCTCTACTGCTTTGATCGGCTTTTTCCTTTTGTGGATTATTTTGTGGTCAACGTAAGCTCCCCCAATACGCCTGACTTGCGGGCATTGCAAGAGAAAGAACCGCTCACCGAGCTTTTGACCGCTCTGCAGCAAAAAAACCATGAGCACCGCATTCCCACGCCTATTTTGCTCAAAATCGCCCCGGATTTGAACGAACAACAATTGGATGACATCCTGGAAATTGTGCAAACAACGGGTATTGCCGGGGTGATTGCCACCAACACCACCATCGGTAGAGAAGGCCTGATCAGCGCTATGGCGGATGTGGAGGAGATTGGGGCGGGGGGCTTGAGTGGTCATCCCCTGCGCGAACGTGCTACGGAAGTCATCCGGTACTTGCACCAAAAATCGGAGGGAAGCCTATTCATCATTGGAGTTGGGGGTATTGCCTCGGCTCAGGACGCCATCGAAAAACTGGAGGCTGGAGCTTCGCTGGTACAGGTTTATTCAGGCTTGGTGTATGCCGGGCCGGGCTTGGTGCGGGAGATTTGTGCGGGAATATTGGCGAAGTAA
- a CDS encoding CidA/LrgA family protein translates to MDILRGLTIIFLFWALGETTTQLARLPIPGAVLGMLGLWVALQFKWVSYASVQLSAKGFLGLMGVFFVPPSLGILLHAERLLHYGWKLALLVVITSVLSGLTTALVFKLLNR, encoded by the coding sequence GTGGACATCTTACGCGGTTTAACCATCATTTTTTTGTTTTGGGCACTGGGTGAAACCACGACCCAATTGGCAAGGCTACCCATACCCGGTGCAGTTTTAGGCATGTTGGGGTTATGGGTAGCTTTGCAATTTAAGTGGGTGTCGTATGCCTCCGTTCAACTCAGTGCTAAAGGTTTTTTGGGTTTGATGGGCGTTTTTTTTGTGCCACCCAGTTTGGGCATTTTGCTGCACGCCGAGCGTTTGTTGCACTACGGCTGGAAATTGGCCCTATTGGTGGTCATTACCTCCGTGCTCAGCGGATTGACTACGGCCCTGGTATTTAAATTGCTGAACCGATGA
- a CDS encoding LrgB family protein — MNPFQEPSLMIGLTLGAYFWGQHLFLRFRKSWLNPVLIAIVLIALVIRVAGGKVEDYLKSTEALVFMLSPTVICLALILYEQTAALKRQALAIIAAVSCGGLVNVITGVCLTRWLGLPEPFVQAMSTKAVTTPIALELSKSLGGEASLTVAFVLLSGIMGAVWGLPFLRRLGITDPVASGLAIGTVSHGIGTARAQQESDLMAAAAALAMALNGMLTAFYLPYLYFWL, encoded by the coding sequence ATGAATCCCTTCCAGGAACCCTCCCTGATGATCGGGCTTACCTTGGGTGCCTATTTTTGGGGACAGCACCTTTTTCTACGCTTCCGAAAATCGTGGTTGAATCCTGTGTTGATCGCCATTGTGCTGATCGCACTGGTGATTCGGGTCGCGGGAGGAAAGGTTGAAGACTACCTGAAGTCTACCGAGGCACTCGTGTTTATGTTGTCGCCTACCGTCATATGTTTGGCCCTGATTCTTTACGAACAAACTGCCGCGTTGAAGCGCCAGGCCTTGGCCATCATCGCTGCCGTGAGTTGTGGCGGACTGGTCAATGTAATCACTGGAGTTTGCCTCACCCGCTGGCTGGGTCTGCCCGAACCCTTTGTGCAAGCCATGTCCACCAAAGCAGTAACCACACCGATTGCCCTGGAGTTGAGCAAGTCATTGGGCGGCGAGGCTTCATTGACGGTGGCATTTGTACTTTTGAGTGGGATTATGGGCGCAGTATGGGGCTTGCCTTTTTTGCGCAGGCTGGGCATCACCGATCCGGTGGCCAGTGGACTGGCAATAGGGACGGTGTCACATGGCATTGGTACGGCGCGTGCACAGCAAGAAAGTGATTTGATGGCAGCCGCTGCTGCTTTGGCGATGGCGTTGAATGGAATGTTGACGGCGTTTTATTTGCCGTATTTGTATTTTTGGCTTTGA
- the hisG gene encoding ATP phosphoribosyltransferase — protein sequence MPTMLKIAVQKSGRLQEDSLEMLRECGVRVDNGRDQLKVAASGFPLELFFLRNSDIPQYVADGVADVAILGQNTVIEKEKDLEEVLPLGFARCRLSLAVPKGTVYPDITWLNGKKIATSYPNTLRAFLIRHNIEAEIHEIAGSVEIAPNIGLADAICDLVSSGNTLFMNGLEEKEVILKSEAAIFASRNISTEARELLEKLIFRFKSVLAARNNKYLLMNAPNEALSEIINILPGMKSPTVVPLAEPGWSSVHTVISEDRFWEIIDRLKAAGAQGILIIPIQKMIL from the coding sequence ATGCCAACCATGCTAAAAATTGCCGTGCAGAAATCCGGGCGCCTGCAAGAGGACTCGCTGGAGATGCTGCGAGAATGTGGAGTCCGCGTCGACAATGGCCGCGATCAACTTAAAGTAGCCGCCTCTGGTTTTCCACTGGAATTGTTTTTCCTCCGCAATTCCGATATCCCTCAGTACGTAGCTGATGGCGTGGCCGATGTGGCCATCCTGGGTCAAAATACCGTGATCGAAAAAGAAAAAGACCTGGAAGAGGTACTGCCCCTGGGTTTTGCCCGTTGCCGCCTGTCACTCGCGGTGCCCAAAGGCACTGTTTATCCCGACATAACCTGGCTCAACGGAAAAAAAATTGCTACTTCTTACCCCAATACCCTGCGCGCTTTTCTGATTAGACACAACATCGAGGCAGAAATTCATGAAATCGCAGGTTCCGTAGAAATTGCACCCAATATCGGCTTGGCCGATGCCATTTGTGACCTGGTCAGCTCTGGCAACACCTTATTCATGAATGGCCTGGAGGAAAAAGAAGTGATCCTCAAATCCGAAGCGGCTATTTTTGCCAGCCGCAACATCAGTACCGAAGCCCGTGAACTGCTGGAGAAACTGATCTTCCGCTTTAAATCCGTCCTGGCTGCTCGCAACAACAAATACCTGCTGATGAATGCCCCCAACGAAGCACTATCCGAAATCATCAATATCCTGCCCGGTATGAAAAGCCCCACCGTGGTGCCATTGGCCGAGCCAGGCTGGAGCAGCGTCCATACCGTAATCAGCGAAGACCGCTTTTGGGAAATCATCGATCGACTCAAAGCAGCGGGCGCGCAGGGGATTTTGATTATTCCGATTCAGAAAATGATCTTATAA
- a CDS encoding transcriptional regulator, producing MIEALISSKTRIKLLLKFFLNSSTTAYLRGLESEFGESTNAIRLELNNLEKAGMLVSELSGNKKIFRANTQHPLFREVHTILMKYLGLDQIIENVVKRLGEVEKVFLTGDFARGLDSPIIDLIFVGNIDRHYLIQLIEKVETLVSRRIRFIIYSSTEYPSVIKSYSDVAPLLLWSDLDVSPQTA from the coding sequence ATGATAGAAGCGCTCATTTCCTCAAAAACCAGGATCAAACTACTGTTGAAATTCTTCCTCAACAGTAGTACTACTGCCTATTTGCGTGGTTTGGAAAGTGAGTTCGGAGAATCCACCAACGCCATTCGACTGGAATTGAACAACTTAGAAAAGGCGGGAATGCTCGTTTCGGAATTGAGTGGCAATAAAAAAATCTTTCGTGCCAACACCCAGCATCCCCTGTTTCGAGAAGTGCATACCATCCTCATGAAATATTTAGGCCTGGATCAGATCATTGAAAACGTGGTCAAACGTTTGGGTGAGGTGGAAAAAGTTTTTTTGACGGGTGATTTTGCCCGTGGATTGGACAGTCCCATCATTGATTTGATTTTTGTAGGCAATATAGATCGCCATTACCTGATCCAATTGATTGAAAAAGTAGAAACGCTGGTTTCCCGACGCATACGATTCATCATTTATTCAAGTACGGAATACCCGAGTGTGATCAAGAGCTACTCTGATGTAGCGCCTTTATTGCTCTGGTCTGATTTGGATGTAAGCCCTCAAACAGCATGA